The region CATTCGAACGACCAACTGGGCGCTAACGTGAGGTTTTCACTTTGTAGAGCAGATTCGCACCGACATCACCGATCTCTTCGGGATCAagcaccccatcctcctcgccggcaTGAACGTCGCCGCTGGCCCCAAGCTGGCGGCGGCTGTCACCAATGCCGGCGGTATGGGTGTCCTCGGTGGTATCAGCTACACCCCCGAGATGCTCAGGGAGCAGATCGATGAGATCAAGAAGCACCTTAACGACAAGAAGGCTCCCTTCGGTGTcgatctccttcttccccaggtTGGCGGCAACGCCCGCAAGACCAAGTAAGACCATTCCCCAGGCGCCGACAGACCATTCattcctcttctctcttgCTGACCCTTTGCGCTTTTTCAGCTACGATTACACCAAGGGCAAGCTTGACGAGTTGattgacatcatcatcgagTCCGGCGCCAAGCTCTTCGTTTCCGCCGTCGGCGTCCCCCCCAAGCACGTCGTCGAGAAGCTCCACAAGAACGGCATCCTCTACATGAACATGATCGGCCACCCCAAGCACGTCAAGAAGTGCCTCGACCTCGGTGTCGATATCATCTGCGCTCagggtggcgagggtggtggccaCACCGGTgacacccccaccaccgtcctTATCCCCACCGTTGCTCAGCTCGTCAAGGGCCACAAGTCCCCATTGACTGGCAAGCCCGTCCAGGTTGTTGCCGCCGGTGGTATCTGGAACGGTCAGCTCCTCGCCTCTGCGCTCATGATGGGCGCCAGCGGTGTCTGGGTTGGTACCCGTTTCGTCCTCTCCAAGGAGGCTGGTGCCCCCAAGGCCCACAAGGAGGCCGTCCGCACCTCGGGCTTCGATGACAACATCcgcaccaccatcttcaccggTCGCCCCATGCGTGTCCGCGCCAACCCCTACATTGTTAACTGGGAGGAGGACCGTGTTTCCGAGTTGAAGCAGTGCCTCGCCAAGGGCAAGATCCCCCACGAGGTCGACCTCGATAAGCTCATGGCTGGTGAGGTCCCATCGATTGCCGACCTCAAGAAGATCGGCCTCGTTGCTGCCTCAACCCCCGACAACgccgaggttgatgttgatgaccTTCTTGACTCCCTCATGCCCCACCTTATGGGCAAGTGTGCCGCCGTTGTCAACGAGGAGAAGTCAGCCAAGGAGATCGTTGACGAGTTTGTCAACGATGCCGTTGCCGTCATCAAGAGGGGCAACGCCCAGCTCGTCAGCTTGCCCAAGCTATAGAGTGTGGGAGGATATGATGGATTGGCTTTCTTGACTGTACTATAGCGTCGTTTCTGCACATATAATGACATTTCACGATTTGAATACTCCAAGTCTATGTTCACTCAAATGTTTTGGCCTGATTTTTTACGTTCGAAAGTCGATTGCAAACTGTTTCGCAGAATTCCTTACAGGCTCGGCTTGGAGCTCCACCCACTTCGGACCCCTGCCGAGACCGATCAACCAAAGCCAATAGAGTCTCGGTCGGGGGAATGTGGGGCCGGCCGCGATTCTGGGTCGGTGTCCGGCCCACGACCCAACAGCAAAACTCGGCAAAGACAAATGGCGGTTTTGAGAAGTTGGTGGGAAACGGGCGGCCATGCGCCTCACGAAGCGGCAGTTGGAGAGCTATGCACTTCTCACAAGCACCACGATTTTCTCATTGGTCAGGCTGTCGTCGACCCCAACTTTGGAGGGCACAGGAGGGCACAGCTTTGACCCCGGGTTTACCCACATATGTTTCTTTGTCGATTCTCTCAAACTTACAAAAGTCTCTCTAGCCATGGTAAAAACCCGACCACCTCCTAACCCCAACCTCAGGCCACCTGATGGGGTCTTATGCCGGGCGTCACACAAGGTGTCTATGGCTGGGGATGGACATTAGATGATCCCTTTCTTTTGGCTGGCACCCGTCCCCCCAAGTCCTGTTGTTTCCTTTGTTTACAATCCTTGCAGATCATCACCGTCATCGTCTCATACCAAGAGCCTCATATGACCATCATGGCCGACCTCTCAGCCACGACCGCAGCCCGCAGCCCGCAGCCCGCAGCCCGCATCTGTTTTGTTCCTGCACGTTCCCTGGACCAGAGTGTACCCGCCTTTGGAACTGAGAATAGCCAGCTATAGACTACCACTTTGCTTGAACCTGGCGGGCCAGGTGATGCTGACGCTGTATATTAGCTGATCTCATCCTACAGGTTTCAATTCTCtccgtctctctctctctctctctctctctccttttttttttttggtgtaCTTCACTATCCGTTGTTGAAGACGTCAACAacttcctttcctttctaCCTCTTCGCGTTTCTTCACAGCCCTAGAGGCTTTATTTTTCATTCCTTTGCACTTCCGTGCCAGTCGTTCCTTGACTTTGCCATTCAAAAGATCAGGGGCAGGTTCCCGATTTACTTACGTTCCTTTTCAGTTCAGACAAAATGAGAGGCTTCGGtgcaggtggtgatggtgggatggtgggCATGGTTCTCAAGGTTGCGCCTGTCGTGTGCTCCTTTTTcgcttttgtttttttggccGTTGCCTTGTCGGCAGGAAGCTCACCGAATTATATTGAAGGGTTGAGTGTGATTAACGTATGTCAAACTGTACCCCTatatctccctccccccctgaATAAGGTTACTGACCAAACACCCCCAAGTTCAACATGTCTACCTTTGGCAAAAACCTCATCAAGGCCCCCAACGTCCAAGAAGCCGCCCAAGGCGGCTGTGACAAAGCCGACAACGCCGTCACGGACGCGGGCAACGCTCTCGGCAACGTAGCCGGTGGTCTCGCCGGTGCTTTCGGCGGCAGGAAGGCCGAAGAAGACGCCAAAAAGGCCCTCAACGGCGCCTCGGACAAAGTCGGCGACGGCGTCGGCGCAGCCTGCGAAAAGGGTGCTGAAATCGCCGACAAGGCCGTCCGGCTCGGCCAGGACCTCGTCGACAAGGCCCTCGGCAGCGTCGCCAAAGCCATCGGCCTCAAGGAGTACTACTCCATCCACATCGGCGCCATGTGCGAAGGCATGTACGCGCCCCTCTTCTCCGACCCGGCCGCGGAGCCGAACGTGGAAAAGTGCACCAAAAAGTTCGTCGTCGAGCAGACCgacctctccaaatccctcGACGCCTCCCTCAACGTCGGCCCCTTCAAGTTCAAGCTCAGCGACGTCGGCCTGATCGACACCATCCAGGACGCCCTGGACCTCATCCCCCGCGCCCTCGCGGCgatgggcttcttcttcctcacctccgtcgtcttcctcgccctggCGTTCCTAGGCTCgaccgccgccctcgcctccGCCTTCGTccccgccctcgccgcccgcGAGACAGCCCTCATCCTGCCGACCCTCGTCTGCTTCGGAATCGGCTGGTTCCTCGCCGGGATCGGCACCCTCGGtctcaccgccgccgccgaaaaGATCAAAAACGCCGTCAACGAAGACGGCGCCAAGTTCGGCCTCTCGGCCGCGACCTCTCCGGGCCTCTACTTCCTCATCTGGGCCGCCGCcgtcctctccaccctcggGTTCGCCACGCTCGCCTACGCCTGGTACAAGTCCCGCCACGTCAGCGGCGACCGCTCAGAGACAGACTCCGACCTCGACGAGCAAAAGCACGTTGCCAGAGGCCAGTACCCCATCATGCAGGGGAACTACCCGCCTTCTGAGCGGGGGAGCTACTACGGCGCCCAGGACGGACAGGACCAGATGCAGCAGGTGGATTTTGGCGGGCAGCCCCAGGGGCAGATGCACCAGCAGGATGACACGTATCTCGGTCAGCCGGTGAACGACGGGAGGCCGAGCAAAGAGTattaccagcagcagcagtagaGCCCTTCAGAGAGACGGCTGGAGCTGTCTGAGCTCGTTCTTTCGTTATCTATCTACCGTCATTCGCCACTATGCATCGTCACCGGAGTTGGGGGGATTTAGGGCGTATCAAGCATCTAATTTGCACTTTGGCTTGAAGCTGTACAACAACAGGCGTTCAGGGGAGCACTTCAGAGATCATCTTCCGTCATCACAGTCGTTATCGTCTACGCACACCTGCCAGTCATTCACTCACGATATAATAAAAATGTAATACCAGTAGAAAATACAGAATGTCGTTATTTGCGCGCATCAAACTCGCTGATACCGGGTGGGTGTGCAACAGATATAACAAAAACGTACTTGTATTACAACCAACACCCGGTTACCCCCCATGTCATTTTTGCCAGGAAACCCTAGGTTCATAACTACTCATAACAACAAAACAGGGGAACGCATTCGTGGATTCAAcgtccctcctcatcccaatagcccccaaaagaaaacataaACCGGGAATAAAAACAATAGCATATCGAAAACTACTGAGAAAAAAGCAGTCTCGCACCATCCCATGATCCcattaaaagaaaaagtggCAGTCTTTGTACCGTCCAGCCATTCCATGCCCCGTACCGCGCCATAAAAGTTTGCCACAGGCTTGATCGGATTTCTGTTTTTTTGTCACTCATCTGGCTCAACAAGGCAGAGGAAGCGCGAATGATTGTCGAAGGAAGCCTTGCTCACTTAAGCAGCGATCAAAggctcctcctcaccggcctTGGTAGGGGGAGCAATAGGCTCTGACTTGATGTCCTCCTTGGGAGCGACGGGGAAGTCAGTCGGCTTGAGCTCGGATTTGTGGCCATTCTCCTGACCAACAGCACCCTTGATCAAGGACTGAGCCTTGGCGGTGTAGTCGCCCATGTACTGCTTGGTAACCTGGGTGGCTTGCTCGGTGTTCTTCTGGACCAAGGAGCGGATCTGCTCGGTCTGGTCATTGATAATCTCACCAGCGTGCTGGATCTGGCTGTCGATAAGCTCctggttggtggtgtaaaTGAGAggggcgaagaagatgacgGAGGTGGCGATGAGAGCAAGACCCCAGTACGGGACAACCTTGACCAAGTAATACGAGATGAAGGCGCCGAGGGCAACCTAGCGGGACGAGTTAGCAAAGAGCTCCGAGTCTACAGCACCGAGAGCCGAAAATATAAGCTCAATCGCCAAGGGGAACTTACAGCAGCGGAAGCCCAGATGTTCTCAGCGAAAAGGATGCGTTGGGACTCGATCACACCAAAGTTGATAAGTTCGTTGACGTCGCCAATAACGGCATCAAGTGTCTCTCGGGGAACAGTGTAGTACTTGCGAGGGCGGAGCTGGGTAGCAAAGCCATTGTTCAAAATGGCTTTTCCGGCGATCTCGGCGGCAATGGTAACACCGAGGGCCATCCATGTGAGCTTGAGACCCCATCGGAGAACATCCAGGTATCTAACCGAGAAGATGAACGAGATGATTGTGAGGTAGGCAATTCCAGAGGCGCCTAAGAGCCTTCATCAGTACAGCTTTATATCTCGTTGGTGGATCCCACTTGAACGTACGAGGATTCTTCCATGACAACAGctccgagaagaaggagtggTAATGAGTCAAGGGCTGGCCAGTAGCCGCGGTGTACGAAGGAGCGCGGCGAGAGTTGGCCAAGTTGGAAAGCTCATCCGTGGTTCTCGCGCCCTCGGCCTTGATGTTCTGAGCTACAGGGCCTGCAGAAAAGTCGACGTCAGCATTTGCATGTGAGGATTAGGTGATGTGCAGCTTATCGTACCGCTGGTAACATTGTTGTAGGTGGCAGCAAGGTCTGCAGCAGTTATCGTCAGTTTAGGTCACAGGCGAAGAGGTATCGGCTGTCGTGGAGCTGTGAAACACCGGGGCTCGTGTTAGCTGGGTATCTTTGGGCGGACTGATTAAGGCagcagaagaaaaggaagagctTCGTACGAACCTTACTGTTCTTAAGGGCATCCACGCTGGCATTCCCGTTCGCATGTCCGTTCGAAATGTCAGCCATTTTTGATGGATATGATGTCGTTGGGCGGGGATTATTGGTAGTTTGGCAACTGTCGAGAGACAAATTCTGGGAGTCGGGAACCGTTGGAGGGGAGCTTTCGACTGGCAGGCGACGGAGAAAACCCACAAGTGGTTGTGTGCGCTGAGGAAGTCGGTAGGAGGTGTAGACTACAACAAAGCTGTTGGTGAGTGGTGTAATTTCCTTGTGGCAGAATGATGTCTTTTGGATTGGGGGTTCCAGGAGACGATTTGAGGATGGCAAGATGAATTtagaggaagagggaaagCCAAGGTGGAGGAATGACGCGAGTGGGAGGAGCTCGAGACACCAGGGCTTGCTTCCAAGTCGCTGCCTCTTCGCACACGGTGCACCGACTGATCCGTCCCGATGCTCTCTGATAGCAGACACACTAGAGCTTGGATATGATAGCATAGAGGGGCACTGCAGGCAGTTTTGGCACAGCTCTGCCCCACCAATTCTTTTTCCCTTCAAACAGTCGGCGGCACGCAAGCACCACCTCAAGATGATGAGATCATTGCCAGCAGCCTCCCTCCAAAAACAGGATAGCCCGCCAGCCTATCAACGAGCTTCCCGATCTCCCACATTCGTTCAATTTTGCACTGTCGGTATCTTTTCAGCTACCTGCGATCACACAACAGATAATGATATTCCCTCCTGTCTTTGTTCTTTCTTCCTGTAttccatcttcctcaccactGCGATAAGCCCCTTGACTAAGAACAATTTTGCATCCAACTCTAGCGTAGCACCCTGACGTGCCTTGGCTCACTCTCTTATCCCTTGTCCCCTGTCCCTCTCTTCGGTACGTGTCTCTTGGCCTGCTTGTGCCCTTCGAGTTCTAGCCCATAATGGATTTCACATGCTATTTTTTCCCACTTTGACGCGCCGTTTCGCCCCGGCAGCATCCTTGACTGCCCCTCAAAAATCcactctcttcttcttgcttcTTCCAGAACGTCCACACACCCCCAGCTCCGATAACCGATGACGTGGGTGAGAGCACACAAGCACACGACACCGCtgacaacaccacaccaactCAAACGAcccaaaaaataaaagaggGATTTCCAGTGCAGCCAAGCGTCTCAGCCGGTTAcctccatcaacatcaaaacCTGCAACGTAACCTCGCTTTTCTTAAACCTGCTCACGTCAACGGGATCTTCAGCAAGAGAGAAGGGACTTGACGCAGGTGAATCAAGTTAGCTTTTCTTGTCTACTGCAGGGATGCTTGTGCATAACCCACTTTGGATGCACAGATCCACCTGTGAATagcctcaccacctcctgaTATGGTCAAAGTCAAcatttaaatataaagcaGTTTACACCGGAAGGCTTTCTTGAGAAACAAGTGGCCTATGCATCTTCATCAGCAATTTTATGCTAGTGGTGCAGCATAGCCAGCTACTTTCACGGGAAACAAAGCCCTCAGTTCCTCTTCTAATGCTTGCTGATTTAAGCAGTAGTGGGTACGCTATACACTATACTCAGGCTTATATACCTGTCATTCTCATCTCTACTCCCTTGATGCCCCACCCTGCATTCACCGACTTCCCCTCTGTTTGTGCAAACTCAACataccacaacagcaacccaCAACCCATAAACTACTGGTATCTCATATTGTTTCAATAAACACAACCTTCTCCGCCTCGCCTGTGGACAGCTATTGTTCTTAACTGCATATATGGCATATGCCCCTCCTGAAATCCACCGAAGCAGTAACACGAAACCATCAAATTATATGTGCCCAAAAGAGAAAACTTGCGCCCAAGCGCCTCCAAATGAGGTGTAATAGAAGGAAAACCAAAAACACAACATAACCGCCTCCCCATGCCTTCTAGGTCATGGAGACATGCTCATTAGAATAAAGCCCAGCAATAGAAAATCATCAGCCATGaaacaccaccactctcAAAACAGCAAGCCAGCCAGTGTATCACATTCATCTTAGCCagctcacctcctccagccccagaaaccgccgccgcccgtAGCATTGGTGGCAGCAGGCGCCATGGCAGCCTTCTGAGGGGACTCGCCAGGAGCAGGCACAGACGTCGATCCGGTCGTCCCAGTAAGCCGACCAAACATGCCCATagctgctgccgctggccCCCCACCGTCTGCCGTGCTGTGGTTCCTCTGCAGCGCTGGTGGTGTCTCGCCCGGAGCCAGCCCAAAGGCCTTCCGGAGCTGCTCCAGCTTCTGCCTCGCCTCCTCGGCTTCCTGTTTGGCGACAGCTTCGGCCGTCTTCGCCGCCGCGAGCTCAAGCAGAAGGGCATCACTCTCGCTGGTTGGGAtaggcgggggtgggggaggagccaCGACGTTCAGGGTGGAACCGGCCGAGTCCCGGTTGGGCTTCTTCTGCATCGTCATCGACGACGCTCGCTTGTTGTAGTTGGGcgggtgggatggggtggacCTGCTGCGTCCCAGCTTGAGCTCGCGGAGACCACTTGTACCCGCTGCCGTACCAATCTGGGGGAACCACTCGGCACTGGTCGCGTTAGAGGCTGGCGTGTCGGACGCCCTGGTCCGCATGCCATGTATCTGCCGCTCGAGGCGCTGCTTCTCCTGATGTAAAGTTCGGACATGTGTGTGGCTCTCCCTCAGTTGCTCTTTCAGAGAGGAGACCTCCTGCTCCGCTTCATGAATCTTGCGTTCGTGCTCTCGTGACCTGGACACCTCGTGGGATAACTGTTCTTTCGCTCGAGCCAGCTCGTCTCGAAGTTGTGATTTGGTCTGCGCCATGGACGACCGTCGGTTGACCACCGAGTCGCTGAAGCGAAGCTCGACGATATCGAGCAGGTCGGATAGCTCCTCCGAGGTGGGCTTGACTGTctcttcaccctctt is a window of Podospora pseudopauciseta strain CBS 411.78 chromosome 1, whole genome shotgun sequence DNA encoding:
- a CDS encoding hypothetical protein (EggNog:ENOG503NWW5; COG:E), with amino-acid sequence MRVPPQIQLIDNWPSSSCFVLCLFCFSAARFLTFFFFTNTYSTISRFGVFTSVIMASPQQIRTDITDLFGIKHPILLAGMNVAAGPKLAAAVTNAGGMGVLGGISYTPEMLREQIDEIKKHLNDKKAPFGVDLLLPQVGGNARKTNYDYTKGKLDELIDIIIESGAKLFVSAVGVPPKHVVEKLHKNGILYMNMIGHPKHVKKCLDLGVDIICAQGGEGGGHTGDTPTTVLIPTVAQLVKGHKSPLTGKPVQVVAAGGIWNGQLLASALMMGASGVWVGTRFVLSKEAGAPKAHKEAVRTSGFDDNIRTTIFTGRPMRVRANPYIVNWEEDRVSELKQCLAKGKIPHEVDLDKLMAGEVPSIADLKKIGLVAASTPDNAEVDVDDLLDSLMPHLMGKCAAVVNEEKSAKEIVDEFVNDAVAVIKRGNAQLVSLPKL
- a CDS encoding hypothetical protein (COG:S; EggNog:ENOG503P21D); translation: MRGFGAGGDGGMVGMVLKVAPVVCSFFAFVFLAVALSAGSSPNYIEGLSVINFNMSTFGKNLIKAPNVQEAAQGGCDKADNAVTDAGNALGNVAGGLAGAFGGRKAEEDAKKALNGASDKVGDGVGAACEKGAEIADKAVRLGQDLVDKALGSVAKAIGLKEYYSIHIGAMCEGMYAPLFSDPAAEPNVEKCTKKFVVEQTDLSKSLDASLNVGPFKFKLSDVGLIDTIQDALDLIPRALAAMGFFFLTSVVFLALAFLGSTAALASAFVPALAARETALILPTLVCFGIGWFLAGIGTLGLTAAAEKIKNAVNEDGAKFGLSAATSPGLYFLIWAAAVLSTLGFATLAYAWYKSRHVSGDRSETDSDLDEQKHVARGQYPIMQGNYPPSERGSYYGAQDGQDQMQQVDFGGQPQGQMHQQDDTYLGQPVNDGRPSKEYYQQQQ
- a CDS encoding hypothetical protein (COG:S; EggNog:ENOG503Q3FH); its protein translation is MLSYPSSSVSAIREHRDGSVGAPCAKRQRLGSKPWCLELLPLASFLHLGFPSSSKFILPSSNRLLEPPIQKTSFCHKEITPLTNSFVVVYTSYRLPQRTQPLVGFLRRLPVESSPPTVPDSQNLSLDSCQTTNNPRPTTSYPSKMADISNGHANGNASVDALKNNLAATYNNVTSGPVAQNIKAEGARTTDELSNLANSRRAPSYTAATGQPLTHYHSFFSELLSWKNPRASGIAYLTIISFIFSVRYLDVLRWGLKLTWMALGVTIAAEIAGKAILNNGFATQLRPRKYYTVPRETLDAVIGDVNELINFGVIESQRILFAENIWASAAVALGAFISYYLVKVVPYWGLALIATSVIFFAPLIYTTNQELIDSQIQHAGEIINDQTEQIRSLVQKNTEQATQVTKQYMGDYTAKAQSLIKGAVGQENGHKSELKPTDFPVAPKEDIKSEPIAPPTKAGEEEPLIAA